Proteins co-encoded in one Gossypium arboreum isolate Shixiya-1 chromosome 11, ASM2569848v2, whole genome shotgun sequence genomic window:
- the LOC108472775 gene encoding actin-depolymerizing factor 10-like, with amino-acid sequence MANSSSGMYVNDDCKLKFLELKAKRNYRFIVYKIDEQTQQVIVDKLGGPQETYEDFTNSLPEHECRYAVFDYDFTTDENCQKSKIFFFAWSPDGSRVRSKMLYASSKDKFKRQLDGIQAELQATDPSEMTLDIIKARAL; translated from the exons ATG GCAAATTCATCATCTGGAATGTATGTGAACGATGATTGCAAGCTGAAGTTTTTGGAACTAAAAGCAAAGCGAAATTATCGTTTCATCGTGTACAAGATCGACGAGCAGACACAACAGGTGATTGTAGACAAGTTGGGAGGTCCCCAAGAAACTTACGAAGATTTCACCAACTCCTTGCCTGAGCATGAATGCCGCTATGCTGTCTTCGACTATGATTTTACCACAGATGAGAATTGTCAGAAAAGCAAGATTTTCTTCTTTGCATG GTCACCTGATGGCTCAAGGGTGAGGAGTAAGATGCTTTATGCAAGCTCCAAGGACAAATTCAAGAGACAGTTGGATGGGATTCAAGCGGAGTTGCAGGCAACAGATCCAAGTGAGATGACCTTGGACATCATCAAAGCACGAGCTCTTTAA
- the LOC108471313 gene encoding FT-interacting protein 3-like, which yields MSSFKLGVEVVGAHDLVAKDGQGSSNPFVELHFDDQRFRTTTKENDLNPVWNESFYFNISDPNNLIKLPLEAYVYSHNKANNTKTCLGKLRLTGTSFVPYSDAVVMHYPLEKRAIFSHAQGELGLKVFLTDDPSIKLSNPLPAMESFLDTDVGSGYAQTPNFPSSLPKEKTDKRHTFHHLPNANHSQQKQNFTPMPPQQQMNYGVREMKSEPQAAKVVHMFSGSSSHSQPSDYALKETSPFLGGGRIIGGRVIRGDRPTSTYDLVEQMRYLFVRVVKARDLPSKDLTGSLDPYVEVKVGNYKGITKHYERNQNPEWNQVFAFARETMQSTVLEVVLKDKDLVKDDFVGIVRFDLHEVPMRVPPDSPLAPEWYRLQDKKGEKKKGELMLAVWYGTQADETFPDAWHSDAFAPGDSTSIASPYIRSKVYHSPRLWYVRVNVIEAQDLVPSDKNRFPDVYVKVQIGNQILKTKTVQPRNLNPIWNEEFMFVTSEPFEDHLIFSVEDRVGSNKDETMGKAVVPLNSVEKRADDRVVRTRWYNLEKSLSDAMDGDRAKKDKFHSRLHVCVCLDGGYHVLDESTQYSSDLRPTAKQLWKSSIGVLELGILNADRLQPMKTKDGKGTSDTYCVAKYGHKWVRTRTIVNSLNPKYNEQYTWEVYDPATVLTVGVFDNCQISDSNGNKDIKIGKVRIRISTLETGRVYTHSYPLLVLHPSGVKKMGELHLAIRFSSTSMLSMMFQYSRPLLPKMHYKRPLSVIQQDMLRYQAVNIVAARLGRAEPPLRREVIEYMSDANAHLWSMRRSKANFLRLTSVFSGLFEVGKWFGEVCKWKNPMTTVLLHFLFVMLVCFPELILSTVFLYMFLIGVWKYRYRPRYPPHMDTSLSCADAVSPDELDEEFESFPASRSSDLVRMRYDRLRSVAGRVQSVVSDIANQGERLQALLSWRDPRATTIFVIFCLAAAIVLYVTPFQVFALIAGFYCMRHPRFRHKIPAAPINFFRRLPARTDSML from the coding sequence ATGAGTAGTTTCAAGTTAGGGGTTGAGGTCGTGGGGGCTCATGACCTTGTAGCCAAAGACGGGCAAGGTTCGTCCAATCCATTCGTGGAGCTTCATTTTGATGACCAGAGATTCCGCACCACTACTAAAGAAAACGATCTCAATCCAGTCTGGAATGAGAGTTTCTATTTCAACATCTCTGATCCTAACAACTTAATCAAGCTCCCTCTTGAAGCCTATGTTTACAGCCATAACAAAGCAAACAACACCAAAACCTGTCTTGGGAAGCTTCGTCTCACCGGCACGTCTTTCGTTCCCTACTCTGATGCGGTTGTTATGCACTACCCTCTGGAAAAACGAGCCATTTTCTCCCATGCACAAGGAGAGCTCGGTTTGAAGGTATTTTTAACTGATGACCCTTCAATCAAATTATCAAATCCACTTCCAGCAATGGAATCTTTTCTGGATACAGACGTAGGCTCAGGTTATGCACAAACTCCAAACTTCCCGAGTTCTCTTCCTAAAGAGAAAACTGATAAAAGGCATACATTTCATCATCTTCCAAATGCAAATCACTCGCAACAAAAGCAAAATTTTACCCCAATGCCACCCCAACAACAAATGAATTATGGAGTACGTGAGATGAAATCCGAACCACAGGCAGCGAAAGTTGTTCACATGTTCTCAGGTTCATCATCACATTCACAACCATCTGATTATGCTCTTAAAGAGACGAGCCCATTCCTTGGAGGAGGACGAATTATTGGAGGCCGAGTCATACGAGGAGACAGGCCAACAAGCACTTATGACCTTGTTGAACAGATGAGATACCTTTTTGTGCGAGTGGTAAAAGCCCGAGATCTTCCTTCAAAAGATTTGACAGGCAGCCTTGATCCATATGTTGAAGTAAAAGTTGGAAACTACAAAGGAATCACAAAGCATTATGAGAGGAACCAAAATCCCGAGTGGAATCAAGTGTTCGCCTTTGCCAGGGAAACAATGCAGTCAACTGTGTTGGAAGTTGTTCTCAAGGATAAGGATTTAGTGAAAGATGACTTTGTTGGGATTGTGCGCTTTGATCTCCATGAGGTTCCGATGAGAGTTCCACCGGACAGTCCATTGGCTCCAGAATGGTATCGGCTACAAGACAAGAAaggagagaaaaagaaaggagaactGATGCTTGCAGTTTGGTATGGCACGCAGGCTGACGAGACTTTTCCGGATGCCTGGCACTCAGATGCTTTTGCTCCCGGTGATAGCACTTCCATTGCCTCCCCATATATCCGTTCAAAAGTTTATCACTCTCCAAGACTATGGTATGTCCGAGTTAATGTTATCGAGGCACAAGACCTTGTTCCATCAGACAAGAACAGGTTTCCTGATGTATATGTTAAGGTTCAGATTGGTAACCAGATTTTAAAGACAAAAACAGTTCAACCTCGAAATTTGAATCCAATCTGGAACGAGGAGTTTATGTTTGTTACTTCAGAACCCTTTGAAGATCATCTAATATTTTCAGTTGAAGATCGTGTGGGATCTAATAAGGATGAGACCATGGGAAAGGCCGTTGTACCATTGAACTCTGTTGAAAAGCGTGCGGATGACCGAGTTGTCCGTACTCGGTGGTACAACTTGGAGAAATCTTTATCAGATGCCATGGATGGGGATCGTGCAAAGAAAGATAAGTTTCATAGTAGGCTCCATGTTTGTGTCTGTCTTGATGGAGGATACCATGTGCTTGATGAGTCAACCCAGTATAGCAGTGATCTGCGGCCAACAGCAAAGCAGCTCTGGAAATCATCAATCGGTGTTCTGGAACTTGGAATTTTGAATGCCGATCGGCTCCAACCGATGAAAACAAAGGATGGGAAAGGTACATCAGATACGTATTGTGTGGCAAAGTACGGCCACAAATGGGTTCGAACTCGAACCATAGTAAATAGCCTGAACCCAAAATATAATGAGCAGTACACATGGGAAGTTTATGATCCAGCGACAGTTCTCACTGTGGGGGTCTTTGATAATTGTCAGATAAGTGATTCCAATGGAAACAAGGATATTAAAATTGGAAAGGTCCGGATTCGCATATCTACTCTAGAAACTGGTCGAGTTTACACACACAGTTATCCACTGCTGGTTCTTCATCCATCTGGTGTCAAGAAAATGGGTGAATTGCATTTGGCAATACGATTTTCATCGACATCAATGCTTAGTATGATGTTTCAATACTCTCGACCCCTTTTGCCAAAGATGCACTACAAAAGGCCATTGAGTGTGATACAACAAGACATGCTGCGATACCAGGCTGTGAATATCGTGGCAGCTCGGCTTGGTCGGGCTGAACCACCTCTCAGGAGAGAAGTAATTGAATACATGTCTGATGCAAATGCTCATCTTTGGAGCATGAGGCGCAGCAAGGCAAACTTTTTGCGCCTGACATCGGTTTTCTCAGGATTATTTGAAGTTGGAAAATGGTTTGGTGAAGTTTGCAAGTGGAAGAACCCAATGACAACAGTTCTGTTGCATTTCCTATTTGTGATGCTGGTTTGTTTCCCAGAGCTGATTTTATCAACAGTTTTCCTATACATGTTTCTGATAGGGGTATGGAAGTATCGTTATCGGCCAAGGTACCCTCCCCACATGGACACAAGCCTCTCTTGCGCAGATGCAGTTTCTCCTGACGAACTAGATGAAGAATTTGAGTCCTTTCCTGCATCAAGGAGCTCGGATCTAGTTCGGATGAGGTATGATCGTTTAAGGAGTGTGGCAGGAAGAGTTCAGAGTGTTGTGAGTGACATAGCCAATCAAGGCGAGCGTCTTCAGGCACTCTTAAGCTGGCGGGATCCTCGAGCCACTACCATATTTGTGATATTCTGTCTTGCAGCAGCCATTGTATTGTATGTGACACCTTTCCAAGTGTTTGCTCTTATAGCTGGATTTTACTGTATGAGGCATCCCAGGTTTCGCCACAAGATACCCGCGGCACCAATTAACTTCTTCCGACGTTTGCCCGCCAGGACAGATAGTATGTTGTAA